One Citrobacter amalonaticus genomic window carries:
- a CDS encoding acyl carrier protein — protein MSQHEMIYNKISEMICDAKDLAPEALTPETTLPELELDSLDYVELMVLAKREFNVTLNPEMFMKNPTMTLRELSQRIAQEMAG, from the coding sequence ATGAGCCAGCATGAAATGATCTACAACAAAATCAGTGAAATGATCTGTGATGCCAAAGACCTGGCGCCGGAGGCGCTGACGCCAGAGACGACGCTGCCTGAACTGGAGCTGGACAGTCTCGACTACGTTGAACTGATGGTACTGGCGAAGCGTGAATTTAACGTCACGCTCAACCCTGAAATGTTTATGAAAAATCCCACCATGACGCTTCGCGAACTCAGCCAGCGTATTGCGCAGGAAATGGCAGGTTGA
- a CDS encoding MaoC/PaaZ C-terminal domain-containing protein, whose amino-acid sequence MTPLHYGQQDARRWAAFSGDYNPVHFDEAWVKAQGGSGLSVHGMRALLDVKRFISPPVDDAPFLKCTVRLRRPLWRDTAYRLTRDATKRVAASVREFSAEEACLSCQLTPEKHLPLVDGESQRVLDSSALATLHQAFMPLLPDAQQWHFLDALLFRHLLQDTALLRQQAIATMLPTCRTLDALFTLFPVVQTHQEVIFDSHLLAPWRAESLPEHLEIDTLPALVVGDLASGAVVVRIAARTCYQHHYISNAVTLKVGALTKGKSNEPA is encoded by the coding sequence ATGACGCCCCTTCATTATGGCCAACAGGATGCCCGGCGCTGGGCCGCGTTTTCGGGTGATTACAACCCGGTACATTTCGACGAGGCGTGGGTCAAAGCGCAGGGCGGAAGCGGACTCAGCGTGCATGGCATGCGCGCCTTGCTGGACGTAAAACGGTTTATCAGCCCCCCGGTTGACGATGCCCCGTTTCTGAAATGTACCGTGCGTCTGCGCCGACCGCTGTGGCGGGATACTGCCTATCGTCTGACGCGCGATGCGACTAAGCGGGTTGCGGCATCGGTGCGCGAATTCTCTGCCGAAGAGGCCTGTCTTTCCTGCCAGCTCACGCCGGAAAAACACCTGCCGCTCGTCGATGGCGAAAGCCAACGGGTACTGGATTCGTCGGCGCTGGCCACGCTGCATCAGGCGTTCATGCCGCTGCTGCCCGACGCTCAGCAATGGCATTTTCTCGACGCCCTGTTGTTTCGTCATCTTCTTCAGGATACCGCGCTGTTACGTCAGCAGGCTATTGCCACCATGCTGCCGACGTGTCGGACGCTGGATGCGCTGTTTACTCTCTTTCCCGTGGTTCAGACCCACCAGGAAGTCATTTTCGACAGCCATCTGCTGGCCCCCTGGCGAGCAGAGTCGCTGCCGGAACATCTTGAGATCGATACGTTGCCTGCCCTGGTGGTTGGCGATCTTGCGAGTGGCGCGGTGGTGGTGCGAATCGCCGCGCGAACCTGTTATCAACATCACTACATTAGCAATGCCGTGACGCTAAAAGTCGGCGCGCTGACAAAAGGAAAATCGAATGAGCCAGCATGA
- a CDS encoding beta-ketoacyl-[acyl-carrier-protein] synthase family protein gives MKPNNEFKRVVVTGYGAVTPLGATADESWQAMMDNRLGYRYVDKTALNINTHFLGLVDNEPSLAGVPAVIRRRLPRFARLTVGAARQAMTMAFGVRPPQEYYSTLDCGVIMGTGWGGLDESYDAQSEFATTGVASPFNCFYSMPSVTTAACSQFWGLNGYQNTVVAACATGTIAIGDAYEVIRSGRAKMMLAGAGESLTSHCAVWNIDVLGALSKEASDPQRASCPFSAHRSGFVLSEGAAVLCLEEREGALARGATILGEITGYANFSDAWDFTSPAEDCLARVQTITHALQQAELEPEQLDYINAHGTSTPLNDINETQSLKMALGDAVWSIPVSSTKSYSGHLISAAGTFESIVCLQAIANGIIPATANFQQADECCDLDYVVEGHRAGNVRRTLNLSFGFGGANAALILEKHV, from the coding sequence ATGAAGCCGAATAATGAATTTAAGCGGGTCGTCGTTACCGGGTATGGCGCCGTGACCCCACTTGGCGCGACGGCTGATGAGAGCTGGCAGGCGATGATGGATAACCGTCTGGGCTATCGCTACGTCGATAAAACGGCGCTGAACATCAACACCCATTTTCTCGGGCTGGTGGATAACGAACCGAGCCTGGCGGGTGTTCCTGCGGTTATTCGTCGTCGGCTGCCGCGCTTTGCCCGGCTGACCGTCGGCGCGGCGCGTCAGGCAATGACGATGGCCTTTGGCGTCAGGCCGCCGCAGGAATACTACAGCACGCTCGACTGCGGCGTGATCATGGGGACCGGCTGGGGCGGACTGGACGAAAGCTACGACGCGCAAAGTGAGTTTGCGACCACGGGCGTCGCCTCGCCGTTTAACTGTTTTTACTCGATGCCCAGCGTTACCACCGCAGCCTGCAGCCAGTTCTGGGGACTCAATGGCTATCAGAACACGGTGGTTGCCGCCTGCGCGACGGGGACGATCGCCATTGGCGACGCTTACGAGGTGATCCGCAGCGGCAGGGCGAAAATGATGCTGGCCGGTGCCGGAGAATCTCTCACCAGCCACTGCGCGGTGTGGAACATTGACGTGCTGGGCGCACTGAGCAAGGAAGCGTCGGATCCGCAGCGCGCCAGTTGTCCATTCAGCGCCCATCGTAGCGGTTTTGTGTTATCGGAAGGGGCGGCAGTGCTGTGTCTGGAAGAGCGCGAAGGGGCGCTGGCACGCGGCGCTACCATTCTCGGCGAGATTACCGGCTACGCCAACTTCTCTGATGCCTGGGATTTCACCTCACCGGCGGAAGACTGTCTTGCCCGCGTACAAACCATTACCCACGCGCTGCAACAGGCGGAACTGGAACCGGAACAACTCGACTACATCAACGCGCACGGTACCTCGACGCCGCTGAACGATATCAATGAAACGCAGTCGCTAAAAATGGCGTTAGGGGACGCGGTGTGGTCCATTCCGGTTTCCAGTACGAAATCGTACTCCGGGCACTTGATTTCCGCGGCAGGCACCTTCGAGAGCATTGTCTGTCTGCAGGCGATCGCCAACGGCATCATTCCCGCAACGGCCAATTTCCAGCAGGCGGATGAATGCTGCGATCTGGATTATGTGGTTGAAGGCCATCGTGCGGGCAATGTCCGTCGCACGTTGAACCTGAGTTTCGGCTTTGGTGGCGCGAATGCGGCGTTGATTCTGGAGAAGCACGTATGA
- a CDS encoding TolC family protein: MKRRLVLLALLLLAGCSSQTRSDYQRPLLSLPTQWQFATDTVSEYGWQRFGDPRLSRVIEQVLESNNDLAAAAITVQQARVAAGLTDTNMTPDVAVSGSASNSKNVRRGTSAQENYSSGITIAWELDLWGKLARTREQSEWEAVASEQDYHATVLTTMGTTAQLYWRIALYNQQIRNQRDGLAISQQTVQQVTSWFNAGKVGQLDVLQAQQALLERENQWRTLVQQRQNTRNALALLLNRPAEQHADELPALDANQQVPIAQKTPLRVIAQRPDIQAAESRLRAALAGYDASRLQFYPALSLDASLNAGSQIFSQWFSDPIRTIGGTLALSFIQWNTQQLTVKQADLAVKQAAIAFRSTAYAALAEVDEAMENRLSADEQRARLHQSLVLSQRRLTLTESRYRAGAVDFQTLLNAQDDRLTLENALAQTQYDYLYATLQLWLAQGGGETQYRMMQHEAE; encoded by the coding sequence ATGAAAAGACGGCTTGTGTTGCTCGCACTTTTATTGCTCGCGGGTTGTAGCTCACAGACCCGTAGCGACTACCAGCGTCCGCTGCTGTCATTGCCCACTCAATGGCAATTTGCTACCGACACGGTGTCGGAATACGGCTGGCAACGTTTTGGCGATCCCCGGCTGTCGCGGGTGATTGAACAGGTGCTGGAAAGCAATAACGATCTCGCGGCGGCGGCCATCACCGTGCAACAGGCGCGTGTGGCTGCAGGGTTAACTGACACCAATATGACCCCCGATGTGGCGGTCAGCGGTTCTGCCAGTAACAGCAAAAACGTGCGCCGGGGAACATCCGCGCAGGAAAACTACAGCAGCGGCATCACCATCGCCTGGGAACTGGACCTGTGGGGAAAACTGGCGCGTACCCGTGAGCAAAGCGAATGGGAAGCGGTGGCGAGCGAGCAGGATTACCACGCGACGGTACTCACCACGATGGGGACCACCGCCCAGCTTTACTGGCGCATCGCGCTGTATAACCAGCAGATTCGCAATCAGCGTGACGGTCTGGCTATTTCGCAACAGACCGTGCAGCAGGTGACGTCATGGTTTAACGCCGGGAAGGTCGGCCAGCTCGATGTGTTACAGGCGCAGCAGGCCCTGCTGGAACGAGAGAATCAGTGGCGAACGCTGGTTCAGCAACGTCAGAACACGCGGAATGCGCTGGCGCTGTTGCTCAACAGACCGGCAGAGCAGCATGCCGATGAATTGCCCGCGCTGGATGCAAATCAGCAGGTGCCGATTGCGCAAAAAACACCGCTGCGGGTGATCGCGCAGCGGCCGGACATTCAGGCCGCGGAGTCGCGTCTGCGCGCGGCCCTTGCAGGTTACGACGCCTCACGGCTGCAGTTTTATCCCGCACTGTCTCTTGATGCCTCACTGAATGCCGGCAGTCAGATCTTCAGCCAATGGTTCAGCGATCCGATCCGCACGATTGGCGGCACGCTGGCGCTGTCGTTTATCCAGTGGAACACCCAACAGCTCACCGTGAAGCAAGCGGATCTCGCGGTAAAACAGGCGGCAATAGCCTTTCGCTCGACGGCCTACGCCGCGCTCGCCGAAGTGGATGAGGCGATGGAAAACCGCCTGAGCGCTGATGAGCAGCGCGCGCGGCTTCACCAGTCGCTGGTCCTCAGCCAGCGGCGTTTAACCCTGACGGAAAGCCGCTATCGCGCGGGCGCCGTGGATTTTCAGACGTTGTTGAACGCGCAGGACGATCGGTTGACGTTAGAGAACGCCCTCGCACAAACCCAATACGACTACCTCTACGCCACGTTGCAGCTCTGGCTGGCGCAAGGGGGTGGCGAAACGCAATACAGGATGATGCAACATGAAGCCGAATAA